Proteins found in one Larimichthys crocea isolate SSNF chromosome I, L_crocea_2.0, whole genome shotgun sequence genomic segment:
- the pikfyve gene encoding 1-phosphatidylinositol 3-phosphate 5-kinase isoform X2 — MTPQQSIFLSVTCAACSLHHNSGAAFHWSGLLVYGSRLFRTSSDMAADDKSSSSSSTEWSAEPPVISPTSPSHLTHFKPLTPEQDEPPLRSAYSSFVNLFRFNSKEEGRPPSAVSEKPDVPSPSPQSERRSWSSSPSHSLYGSRTHRKQHPEHLRRTSTASVDWPDGSRKSDTPLSNHDPRTAVQLRTALKRLKEIMEGKSQDSDLKQYWMPDSQCKECYDCNEKFTTFRRRHHCRLCGQIFCSRCCNQEIPGKFMGYTGDLRACTYCRKLALSYAHSADSGCIGEDLSALSDSPCSVCVLEPSEPRTPVGGRKASRNIFLEEDLTWQRKTPIGMRKNMIHQEPQNSGLSSRLTTLQEDVGKSPARKRSASVTNLSLDRSGSSMVPSYDSSVSPPTSRAMSGTKSGNKLDHSEEERKILLDSSQLKDLWKKICHNSTGMEFQDHRYWLRTYPNCIVGKELVNWLLRNGTISTRAQAIAIGQALVDGRWLDCVTHHDQLFRDEYALYRPLQSTEFSETPSPDSDSVNSLEGHSEPSWFKDIKFDDSDTEQLADETEYTMPNSAGPSKRTSVSSFQSVVDSDSAASINLNMEQNNVNFHIKKQSKYPHVPPTAEQKSEFLVSEDGGQNIVISDAFIKESLFNRRVEEKAKEMLFTPLGWHHSSLDQLREENGEKKAMERLLSANHSHMMALLQQLLYSESLSLSWRDIIVPVVRQVVQTVRPDVRNCDDDMDIRQLVHIKKISGGRKFDSTVVNGFVCTKSIAHKKMNPYIKNPKILLLKCSIEYLYREETKFTCIDPIVLQEREFLKNYVQRIVDVRPNLVLVEKTVSRIAQDMLLEHGITLVINVKPQVLDRVSRMTQGDLVMSMDQLLTKPRLGTCHKFYMQPFTLANNEVKTLMFFEGCPPHLGCSIKLRGASEYELARVKEIIMLMVCVAYHSQLEISFLMDEFAMPPSLSQSTSFPCLLEGVSAEEEADREKRGREINGESQEKTAGAEDSALGGQPEEEWLSSESSSKNGDTDTLQDKQNPKLPSSVEEESGITDTSTSSSFLSPPAPSLSVCPPFLMDEDQEMASDTLIRASEGETREEGSLVKEESLVMEDGEGSETPTPRLFRDPLQDDTGMFVAEQVTSSDDHLKSISAVFKQELKDIILCISPFITFKKPFLLTPAGMHCPSRDYFPEQVYLSPLLNKDFKELDGRRKRQLLKDSAPSLSTGQINGGPQPKPIDVLPSHSLTSTRIVEQLSSSQNLAKMLADYRATGGRIRQREASQTTDPFSTAAPARLVDSTIKPVKTDSEEEKPSNKNDMSWAPKLDCLNPVNHQRLCVLFSSSSAESNNAPNPCVSPWIVTMEFYGKNDLSLGVFLERYCFRPSYQCPSMFCETPMVHHIRRFVHGSGCVQIVLKELDSPVPGYQHTILNYSWCRICKQVTPVVPLSNDSWSMSFAKYLELRFYGHQYTRRANAEPCGHSIHKDYHQYFSYNQMVASFSYTSVRLLEICLPRPKIFIRNLGPAKTNLQQDLKDFSQKVTQVYLAIDDRLTSLKTDTFSKTREEKMEDLFAQKDMEEAELRNWIEKLQARLQACCLDSPQQLQIVLESLVMKKQSLCEMLQYWNGRLQDLFQQEKGRKRLSVPPSPGRHRQTNADDSKSTLDSSPRNPSPVVQNGEKEDRHLSTLPSGSSSLLPSPGDAGAEPITPVPSFIEQDSVSIPEDVFDGHLLGSTDSQVKEKSTMKAILANFLPGNSYNPIPFPFDPDKHYLMDEHERVPIAVCEREPSSIIAFALSCKKYKTALDDLSKASNAGGDETPQTISSGESRAKSSPARPSESASSQQSRSSMEADPLKDADLTDKQKKQTLNPHIELQFSDANAKFYCRIYYAEEFHKMREEIMESPEEDFVRSLSHCVNWQARGGKSGAVFYATEDDRFILKQMPRLEVQSFLDFAPNYFTYITGAVQQKRPTALAKILGVYRIGYKNSQNNTEKKLDLLVMENLFYGRKMAQVFDLKGSLRNRNVKTDSGKESCEVVLLDENLLKLIHDNPLYIRSHCKAILRAAIHSDAYFLSSHLIIDYSLLVGRDDATDQLVVGIIDYIRTFTWDKRLEMVVKSTGILGGQGKMPTVVSPELYRARFCEAMDKYFLMVPDHWTGLGINC; from the exons ATGACGCCACAACAATCGATATTTCTGAGTGTGACTTGTGCTGCCTGTTCTCTCCATCACAACAGCGGTGCAGCTTTCCATTGGTCGGGCCTGCTCGTGTACGGGAGTCGGCTTTTCAG GACTAGCAGTGACATGGCTGCTGATGACAAgtcctcgtcttcatcctcaACCGAATGGAGCGCCGAGCCACCTGTCATCTCGCCCACCAGCCCCTCCCACCTGACCCACTTCAAACCATTGACTCCGGAGCAGGATGAGCCTCCCCTCCGCTCGGCATACAGCTCATTCGTCAACCTGTTTCGATTCAACAGCAAAG aggaggGACGTCCTCCCTCAGCAGTCTCAGAGAAGCCAGATGTGCCATCCCCTTCTCCTcaatcagagaggaggagctggtCCTCCAGTCCTTCCCACTCCTTATATGGTTCGAGGACACACCGGAAACAGCACCCAGAACACCTCCGGCGTACCTCCACTGCCTctg TGGATTGGCCAG ACGGCAGCAGGAAATCAGACACGCCTCTAAGCAATCATGACCCTCGCACAGCTGTGCAACTCCGCACTGCACTGAAGAGGCTGAAGGAAATCATGGAGGGAAAGAGCCAG GACAGCGATCTGAAGCAGTACTGGATGCCGGATAGCCAGTGTAAAGAGTGCTACGACTGCAATGAGAAATTCACAACCTTCCGCCGCCGTCACCACTGCCGACTGTGCGGTCAGATCTTCTGCAGCCGCTGCTGCAACCAGGAAATCCCTGGAAAATTCATGGGCTACACGG GAGACCTGCGAGCTTGCACGTACTGCCGTAAGCTCGCGCTGAGCTACGCTCACTCAGCTGATTCGGGCTGCATCGGAGAGGACCTGAGCGCCCTGTCTGACTCgccctgctctgtgtgtgtgctggagccCAGTGAGCCTCGGACACCTGTGGGCGGACGTAAGGCTAGCAGGAACATCTTCCTCGAGGAAGACCTGACCTGgcagag AAAAACTCCTATTGGGATGAGAAAGAA TATGATTCACCAGGAACCTCAGAACAGTGGCCTCAGTTCCAGACTGACAACGCTACAAGAAGACGTAGGCAAATCCCCCGCTAGGAAGAG GTCTGCCAGTGTGACCAACCTGTCTCTGGACCGATCCGGATCCTCCATGGTGCCTTCCTACGACAGCTCAGTCAGCCCGCCAACCAGCCGAGCCATGTCAGGCACCAAGAGTGGCAACAAGCTGGACcacagtgaggaggagaggaagatccTACTG GACTCCTCCCAGCTGAAGGACTTGTGGAAGAAAATCTGCCACAACAGCACGGGGATGGAGTTCCAGGACCACAGATACTGGCTGAGGACCTACCCCAACTGCATTGTGGGAAAAGAGCTTGTCAACTGGCTGCTAAGGAATGGCACCATCTCCACCAG GGCTCAGGCTATCGCCATTGGCCAGGCGTTAGTGGACGGTCGCTGGCTGGACTGTGTCACTCACCATGACCAGCTGTTCAGGGATGAGTATGCTCTCTACCGCCCCCTCCAG AGTACAGAGTTCTCAGAAACGCCGTCTCCAGATAGCGATAGCGTCAACTCCCTGGAGGGACATTCAGAGCCATCCTGGTTTAAGGACATCAAGTTTGATGACAGTGACACAGAACAGCTTGCAGATGAGACAGAGTACACCATGCCCA ACTCTGCTGGGCCCAGCAAGAGGACATCAGTCAGCAGTTTCCAGTCAGTAGTGGACAGTGACTCAGCTGCTTCCATTAACCTCAACATGGAGCAAAACAATGTGAATTTCCACATTAAGAAACAGTCCAAGTATCCACACGTGCCTCCAACTGCTGagcagaaat CTGAGTTTCTTGTGTCTGAGGATGGAGGACAGAACATTGTCATAAGTGATGCCTTCATCAAGG AGTCTCTGTTTAACCGTCGCGTGGAGGAGAAGGCTAAAGAGATGCTGTTTACTCCGCTGGGTTGGCACCACAGCTCTCTGGACCAGCTCAGAGAGGAGAACGGGGAGAAGAAAGCCATGGAGAGGCTGCT CTCGGCCAACCACAGCCACATGATGGCGCTGCTACAGCAGCTGCTCTACAGtgagtctctgtctctgtcgtgGCGGGATATCATTGTCCCTGTGGTACGGCAGGTGGTACAGACAGTACGGCCTGACGTCCGCAACTGCGATGACGACATGGACATCCGGCAGCTGGTCCACATCAAGAAG ATTTCTGGAGGAAGAAAGTTTGACTCGACCGTGGTGAACGGCTTCGTATGCACCAAGAGCATCGCCCACAAGAAG ATGAACCCGTACATCAAGAACCCCAAAATTCTGCTGCTGAAGTGCTCCATAGAATATCTGTACAGGGAGGAGACCAAGTTTACCTGCATTGATCCGATTGTGCTACAG GAACGAGAATTTTTGAAGAACTATGTGCAGCGCATTGTAGACGTCCGTCCAAACCTGGTATTAGTGGAGAAGACGGTGTCTCGTATTGCTCAGGACATGCTGCTCGAGCACGGCATCACGCTGGTCATTAACGTCAAACCG CAAGTGTTAGACAGGGTGAGTCGTATGACTCAAGGAGACCTGGTGATGTCTATGGACCAGCTCCTCACCAAACCTCGTCTGGGAACGTGCCACAAGTTCTACATGCAGCCCTTCACCCTGGCTAACA ATGAGGTGAAGACTCTGATGTTCTTTGAGGGCTGTCCTCCTCATCTTGGATGCTCCATCAAGCTGCGCGGTGCTTCAGAGTACGAGCTGGCCAGGGTGAAGGAGATCATTATGCTTATGGTGTGTGTGGCCTACCACTCCCAGCTGGAGATCTCGTTCCTCATGGATGAATTCGCCATGCCGCCCAGCTTATCCCAAAGCACCTCATTTCCCTGCTTACTGGAGGGTGtctctgcagaggaggaggcagacagagagaagagagggagagagataaatGGAGAGAGCCAGGAGAAAACTGCAGGGGCTGAAGACTCTGCACTGGGAGGACAGCCTGAGGAGGAATGGCTTTCCTCTGAGTCTTCATCCAAAAATGGAGATACAGACACTCTCCAAGACAAACAGAACCCAAAATTGCCCTCCTCAGTTGAGGAGGAGTCTGGTATCACAGACACAAGCACCTCCTCATCTTTTCTCAGCCCCCCGGCAccatcactctctgtctgtcctccgtTCCTTATGGACGAAGACCAGGAGATGGCCTCAGACACTCTCATCAGGGCATCTGAGGGGGAAACCAGGGAAGAGGGAAGCTTAGTGAAGGAAGAGTCACTTGTCATGGAGGATGGGGAAGGTTCAGAGACGCCTACTCCCAGGTTGTTCCGAGACCCTCTGCAGGATGATACAGGGATGTTTGTGGCCGAGCAGGTGACTTCATCTGACGACCACCTGAAGTCTATCTCTGCTGTCTTCAAGCAGGAGCTGAAGGACATCATCCTGTGCATTTCCCCATTCATCACATTTAAGAAACCATTCCTTCTCACACCTGCTGGCATGCACTGCCCCAGCAGGGACTATTTTCCTGAACAG GTTTACCTATCCCCTCTTCTCAACAAAGACTTTAAGGAACTGGACGGGCGCAGAAAGCGGCAGCTCCTTAAAGACTCTGCCCCCTCTCTGTCGACCGGACAGATCAACGGCGGCCCGCAACCCAAGCCCATCGATGTCCTGCCTTCCCACAGTCTTACCAGCACTCGCATTGTGGAGCAGCTTAGCAGCAGCCAGAATCTGGCCAAGATGCTGGCAGACTACAGAGCAACAGGAGGTCGTATCCGGCAGAGGGAAGCCAGTCAAACCACCGACCCTTTCAGTACTGCGGCTCCCGCGAGGTTGGTGGACTCTACGATCAAGCCAGTGAAGACAGACAGCGAAGAGGAGAAGCCAAGCAACAAGAATGACATGAGCTGGGCCCCAAAG ctGGATTGTCTGAACCCTGTCAACCATCAGAGACTGTGTGTGCTCTTCAGCAGTTCATCAGCTGAGTCCAACAACGCGCCCAACCCCTGCGTCAGCCCATG GATTGTCACGATGGAGTTCTATGGCAAGAATGACCTTTCCCTCGGTGTATTCTTGGAGCGATACTGTTTCAG GCCCTCTTACCAGTGCCCCAGCATGTTCTGTGAGACTCCCATGGTGCACCACATCCGTCGGTTCGTGCACGGCAGTGGCTGCGTGCAGATTGTGTTAAAGGAGCTGGACTCCCCTGTGCCCGGTTATCAGCACACAATTCTCAACTACTCCTGGTGCCGTATCTGCAAACAG GTGACGCCGGTGGTGCCTCTGTCCAATGACTCGTGGTCCATGTCTTTTGCCAAATACCTGGAGCTTCGTTTCTACGGTCACCAGTACACAAGGAGGGCTAATGCAGAGCCCTGCGGGCACTCCATCCACAAAGACTACCACCAATACTTCTCATACAACCAGATGGTGGCTTCCTTCAG ctACACTTCTGTGAGGCTGTTGGAGATTTGTCTTCCTCGTCCCAAGATCTTCATCAGGAACCTGGGGCCTGCTAAAACCAACCTGCAGCAGGACCTGAAAGACTTCTCTCAAAA AGTGACTCAGGTGTACCTGGCCATAGATGACCGCCTCACCTCCCTCAAGACCGACACCTTCAGTAAGACGcgagaggaaaagatggaggacCTCTTTGCTCAGAAAGAT atgGAAGAGGCAGAGCTGCGGAACTGGATTGAAAAGCTTCAGGCGCGACTACAGGCCTGCTGTCTGGATTCTCCTCAGCAGCTGCAGATAGTTCTGGAGTCTCTGGTGATGAAGAAACAGAGTCTGTGTGAGATGTTACAGTACTGGAATGGAAG GCTTCAGGACTTGTTCCAGCAGGAGAAAGGCAGGAAGcgtctgtctgtccctcccAGCCCAGGCAGGCACAGACAGACCAACGCTGATGACAGCAAG AGCACACTGGACTCCTCCCCTCGTAACCCCTCTCCTGTGGTCCAGAATGGTGAGAAAG AGGACCGTCACCTCAGCACGCTGCCTTCaggctcctcctccctgctgccGTCACCAGGAGACGCTGGAGCTGAACCCATCACGCCTGTTCCCTCCTTCATCGAGCAGGACTCTGTCAGCATCCCAGAAG ATGTGTTTGACGGACACTTGCTGGGCTCCACTGACAGCCAGGTGAAGGAGAAGTCCACCATGAAAGCCATCCTTGCCAACTTCCTCCCTGGCAACAGCTACAACCCCATCCCGTTCCCatt TGACCCGGACAAGCACTACCTGATGGACGAACATGAGCGGGTTCCCATcgcagtgtgtgagagagagccgAGCTCCATCATAGCCTTTGCTCTCAG CTGCAAGAAGTATAAAACAGCACTGGATGATCTGTCCAAGGCATCAAACGCAGGCGGGGATGAAACTCCACAGACCATCAG ttCGGGGGAGAGCCGGGCTAAGAGCAGCCCTGCCAGGCCCAGTGAGTCGGCCTCGTCCCAGCAGAGCCGCAGCAGCATGGAGGCTGATCCCCTCA AGGATGCAGACTTGACAgataaacagaagaaacagaccCTGAATCCACACATTGAGCTAC AATTCTCCGATGCCAACGCCAAGTTTTACTGTCGGATCTACTACGCTGAGGAGTTTCATAAAATGCGTGAGGAGATCATGGAGAGCCCCGAGGAGGATTTCGTCCGCTCGCTGTCCCACTGCGTTAACTGGCAGGCCCGTGGTGGAAAATCTGGAGCTGTTTTCTACGCAACAGAAG ATGACCGCTTCATACTGAAGCAGATGCCCAGACTGGAGGTCCAGTCCTTCCTGGACTTTGCTCCAAACTACTTCACCTACATCACTGGAGCTGTGCAGCAGAAA CGGCCAACGGCGCTGGCAAAGATCCTGGGTGTTTACAGGATCGGTTACAAGAACTCGCAGaacaacacagagaagaaaCTGGACCTGCTCGTGATGGAGAATCTTTTCTATGGTCGCAAGATGGCTCAG GTGTTTGACCTTAAAGGCTCCCTGAGAAACCGTAACGTGAAGACCGACTCAGGTAAAGAAAGCTGCGAGGTGGTTCTGCTGGACGAGAACCTCCTGAAGCTGATCCACGACAACCCGCTGTACATCCGCTCCCACTGCAAGGCCATCCTGAGAGCTGCAATACACAGCGACGCCTACTTCCTCTCCAGCCACCTCATCATCGACTACTCCCTGCTGGTGGGGCGGGACGATGCCACTGATCAGCTGGTGGTCGGGATTATAG ATTATATCAGGACATTTACCTGGGACAAGAGACTGGAAATGGTTGTCAAATCCACTGGAATCCTGGGAGGGCAAG GGAAGATGCCCACTGTGGTCTCTCCGGAGCTGTACAGAGCTCGTTTCTGCGAGGCCATGGACAAATACTTCCTGATGGTACCTGACCACTGGACTGGCCTGGGCATCAACTGCTGA